The DNA window atttttagtaaactgaaactaaagaaAAACTATAAACTTTAagaaaaattaaactgaaacgatattgcctggttaaaaaaaaaaaaaatcagttttttaaataatatatcacAACTGTAAAGAGACGGGATGATTTTCTATCAACTTTCCTGACATTGAACCTCAGAAACTGAACAGACTTGATcttccaggagatggcgctaTGCTGCAACTGCTTCACATCAGACACTAAAGTAATGGGACACAGTTGTCCAACCATGTATATTTTAACAAACTACTGTAAAAACtaaatctacaaaaaaaaaaaaaaaaaaaaaattaaactaaaactagcaaaggCACTCTGAACTAAAATGAAGTTGAAAAAtctaaactaaaataacaaatttaaaattaaaaactatGATAACCTTGATCACAGATCATGCCTCTTTATACCCGTAACTCACCAGTGAACCCTTCACAGCCTCCGCAGCAGTGCTGGTCATTTTCAGCCCCTCCTCGGCGTCCTCCACCTTCTCCTGGATCTCTGGCAGCAGAGCCTTcagctcctccatctccttcctctcctccggCAGCGCCTCCGGGCCCTCGGCCTTGTCGATCAGCTCCTGCAGTTTATCTGCCGGGCAAAGTGGGAACGTCAGCGTACAAACGACTTGAGGCACCGATCATCATATCATCTGTTGCAGCCCAACGCCGCTTACCCAGCCTGCTCTTTATGACGGAGATggagctcttcagctcctcgaTGGCCTGGCTGAACTGGACGTTTAAGCTGTAGGTGAGACCCAGCTGGTAGTGAGTCTCAGCGAGCAGGCGGCTGTCTGAGTCCAGGTGCTTCTCCTGCAGCTTCAGACACTCCTGGAAATCATCCAACGCCTGGGTGTAGTTtcctggaagagagagaggcagcaatTACACACTCATTTCTCAACGAGGAGAATCTCAGGTGTAACACCGGATCGCTCTTTGAGGCACGTCTGTTTTGTTAAAAGTTATGGTAGAGTAGGGTTCAAACTAAATGTTCATTATTGAATCATCTgttgagcgtgaatggttgtccctgaacaggataagtgcttacagataatggatggattcCCTGAACGTGCAACGTTTTTGGTTAAATTGCTTTTAAAGTTCTTGCACCCTCATCTTGGTGTGAGCTACACTCATTAAACTAGATTATTTTAGAAGCATTGAAGCCTATAAAAACAGGATTAAAGAATATTTGACCACTGAATGCACACGTCCTGTTACTGAACAACACTGCTAATTCATTGGTTGATAcaatttgctgtttgttttaagtcTGTGACTGGTCTCTTGTGTGAAATTTCTTATGTTGTTTTTAGCTTTTTGCAGTTTTGTTATTTCTGCTTTTATGTGAAACTTTTGCTGCCGCCTTGGCCAGGAATCCCTCAGAGAAGAGATGTTAAAAATGGGACTATTCTggtaaaataaaggttaaaaaatatCAACTAAATCCATCTCATACTGCCCCTCACCCCCTCGGACATTTGTACCGTAcgacaaaaataaaagtatagaAAGCTGAACGTTCTTTGAGTGACTTGTTAGTACCTGATTCAGAAGAAACTTCCCCCAGTTTCAGGTGAGTCTGTGCTGCCATCAGTTGATCCTCTTTAGCCTCTTTCCTGGTTTCAAAAAAAGGAAACGTCAGTTATCATGGATGCTGGAACTCAATGACCGTCAAATCCAGATTCTTACAATCACGACCCAGTTCACAGCTGGTGTTTCTATTACCTTTTGTAGATGACTTTAGCTACTTCCAACATCTCCCAGGCGAGCTGCAGGTTCCccacctcgtcctcctcctcgtcactgtCCTGAAACACATCAACACAGATTTAAAATCTGACACTTAAATATATCACATGTTCAGCCGAGTCATTTTGATGTGTGATTGGTCAAGTACCTTCTCAGCAGCACCATCTCCTTCGCCTTGCTCTTCTGCGTcgtcatcctcttcctcctccatctcttcctcacCATCTGAAACACAATAACATGCATTTAGATAAACTGGACAATGTACGGTATCATTACAACCGTTTGTAATCAAAAGAAAGGTCACCTTCTGTTTCCTCTTCCTTATCTCCTGATTCTTTCTTGGCTTCCTCGTTTTCCGTTTTGTCTTCACTTTTATCGGACTTGCTTCCGTTAACCTCGTTCTTCTTTTCCTCATCTTTCTTTGCGGCATCCTGTTGCTTATCGCCAGCCTCGGCCTTTTCCATGTCGCCCTTCTTCTCTTTGTCTTCGCCCTTCTTCTCTTTGTCTTCGCCCTTCTTCTCCTTGTCTTCGCCATTCTTCTCTTTGTCTTCGCCCTTCTTCTCCTTGTCTTCGCCATTCTTCCCTTCATCTTTCTTCTCCGCCATGGCGTCGTACACCTGAACCCTCAGCTCATCTCTGGTCTTCTCTGTTCAAGTTAGAGAGGACAGTTAGGACGAGCTAAAAATAACAATCACCAGTCAAACAGCACAAAAACAAGCCCCAAGTAGAAAGTTAAATGTCACATGATTCCCTCACCATCAATGTTTTCTGTGCTGTCAACATTGGAGTCCTTGGGtttttcttcatcctcctcttcttctggtACTCCTTCCAGAGCGTTACCCAGGACGGAGTTCTCCATCCTACAACAACAGTGTCAGTTATAAGTCTGCATTTTCACAAGTTTCTTGAATGCAAAATGACCAGCACAGCCGAgcacaatatatttatttaacaatgACTCGAGACTATTTACCGTGCCAAATCCAGCAGC is part of the Sebastes umbrosus isolate fSebUmb1 chromosome 12, fSebUmb1.pri, whole genome shotgun sequence genome and encodes:
- the LOC119499474 gene encoding histone-binding protein N1/N2-like isoform X1 is translated as MEEANKLIGSGKKHLVMGKVVEAVSSLQEACGMLAKKYGDTADECGEAFFWCGKALLDLARMENSVLGNALEGVPEEEEDEEKPKDSNVDSTENIDEKTRDELRVQVYDAMAEKKDEGKNGEDKEKKGEDKEKNGEDKEKKGEDKEKKGEDKEKKGDMEKAEAGDKQQDAAKKDEEKKNEVNGSKSDKSEDKTENEEAKKESGDKEEETEDGEEEMEEEEDDDAEEQGEGDGAAEKDSDEEEDEVGNLQLAWEMLEVAKVIYKRKEAKEDQLMAAQTHLKLGEVSSESGNYTQALDDFQECLKLQEKHLDSDSRLLAETHYQLGLTYSLNVQFSQAIEELKSSISVIKSRLDKLQELIDKAEGPEALPEERKEMEELKALLPEIQEKVEDAEEGLKMTSTAAEAVKGSLDGGSTSSAFPGSSVKNGDASSSSKINSTSTNIVSSTNGSAATAPVSNISHLVRKKRKPEESPVKEGAVKKVKQSNGVHKANGDTNGHS
- the LOC119499474 gene encoding nuclear autoantigenic sperm protein-like isoform X3, with the protein product MEEANKLIGSGKKHLVMGKVVEAVSSLQEACGMLAKKYGDTADECGEAFFWCGKALLDLARMENSVLGNALEGVPEEEEDEEKPKDSNVDSTENIDEKTRDELRVQVYDAMAEKKDEGKKGEDKEKKGDMEKAEAGDKQQDAAKKDEEKKNEVNGSKSDKSEDKTENEEAKKESGDKEEETEDGEEEMEEEEDDDAEEQGEGDGAAEKDSDEEEDEVGNLQLAWEMLEVAKVIYKRKEAKEDQLMAAQTHLKLGEVSSESGNYTQALDDFQECLKLQEKHLDSDSRLLAETHYQLGLTYSLNVQFSQAIEELKSSISVIKSRLDKLQELIDKAEGPEALPEERKEMEELKALLPEIQEKVEDAEEGLKMTSTAAEAVKGSLDGGSTSSAFPGSSVKNGDASSSSKINSTSTNIVSSTNGSAATAPVSNISHLVRKKRKPEESPVKEGAVKKVKQSNGVHKANGDTNGHS
- the LOC119499474 gene encoding nuclear autoantigenic sperm protein-like isoform X2, encoding MEEANKLIGSGKKHLVMGKVVEAVSSLQEACGMLAKKYGDTADECGEAFFWCGKALLDLARMENSVLGNALEGVPEEEEDEEKPKDSNVDSTENIDEKTRDELRVQVYDAMAEKKDEGKNGEDKEKKGDMEKAEAGDKQQDAAKKDEEKKNEVNGSKSDKSEDKTENEEAKKESGDKEEETEDGEEEMEEEEDDDAEEQGEGDGAAEKDSDEEEDEVGNLQLAWEMLEVAKVIYKRKEAKEDQLMAAQTHLKLGEVSSESGNYTQALDDFQECLKLQEKHLDSDSRLLAETHYQLGLTYSLNVQFSQAIEELKSSISVIKSRLDKLQELIDKAEGPEALPEERKEMEELKALLPEIQEKVEDAEEGLKMTSTAAEAVKGSLDGGSTSSAFPGSSVKNGDASSSSKINSTSTNIVSSTNGSAATAPVSNISHLVRKKRKPEESPVKEGAVKKVKQSNGVHKANGDTNGHS